A single Alcanivorax borkumensis SK2 DNA region contains:
- the ppa gene encoding inorganic diphosphatase, whose protein sequence is MDFAKVPAGKDLPEDIYVAIEIPANADPIKYEIDKDSNAVFVDRFMATPMFYPANYGYIPNTLSEDGDPLDVLVVTPYPVVPGSVIRCRPVGILNMTDEAGKDAKLVAVPHTKLTKIYDDVKDIDDLPELLLAQIKHFFEHYKELEAGKWVKVDGWDGAEAAKAEIIKSVEAYEKA, encoded by the coding sequence ATGGATTTTGCTAAGGTTCCCGCCGGGAAAGACCTCCCCGAAGACATCTACGTGGCCATCGAGATTCCGGCCAATGCTGACCCGATCAAGTACGAGATCGACAAAGACAGCAACGCCGTATTCGTAGACCGCTTCATGGCGACCCCCATGTTCTATCCGGCCAACTACGGCTACATCCCCAATACCCTGTCCGAAGATGGCGACCCGCTGGACGTGCTGGTGGTAACGCCGTACCCAGTGGTCCCCGGTTCCGTGATTCGCTGCCGCCCGGTAGGTATCCTGAACATGACCGACGAAGCCGGTAAAGATGCCAAGCTGGTTGCAGTGCCGCACACCAAATTGACCAAAATCTACGACGACGTAAAAGACATCGACGACCTTCCCGAGCTGCTGTTGGCCCAGATCAAGCACTTCTTCGAGCACTACAAAGAGCTGGAAGCAGGCAAGTGGGTGAAGGTTGATGGCTGGGATGGCGCCGAAGCCGCCAAGGCCGAGATTATCAAATCTGTAGAAGCTTACGAAAAAGCGTAA
- a CDS encoding metal-dependent hydrolase, whose amino-acid sequence MNLTLVKKKTHPSIPITPRRMEFSFEGIKHDDYWFDNDPVLTHLLNILSLTFPDGERFFVDSVRALRDQVQDKDRQKDISGFIGQEAMHSLEHQAFNDLIANGKYDDIVNHALNVTNKLLAGARQHMSKRQQLAATAGLEHFTAILADAILRRPDLVESMDPAVRDLWVWHAIEETEHKAVAFDLYKEVNGNYLERQRLFLSSTVYLIGFSSYFTWQMLKRDKIHRKPLTLAKGLWKGFGYKGVISSIIPAWFTYLKPGFHPWDDDNSALIEEWRSTLPEPGGVKESSRIAS is encoded by the coding sequence ATGAACCTGACGCTGGTAAAAAAGAAAACACATCCATCCATTCCCATTACCCCACGTCGAATGGAATTTTCCTTCGAAGGAATCAAACACGATGATTACTGGTTCGACAACGATCCGGTACTAACTCATCTGCTCAATATTCTGTCGTTGACCTTCCCGGACGGCGAGCGCTTCTTCGTGGATTCAGTTCGTGCGCTTCGCGACCAAGTGCAAGACAAGGATCGTCAGAAGGATATTTCCGGGTTTATTGGCCAGGAAGCCATGCATTCGTTAGAGCACCAGGCCTTCAATGACCTGATTGCTAACGGCAAGTATGACGACATCGTTAACCACGCTCTTAACGTTACCAACAAACTATTGGCCGGCGCGCGCCAACACATGAGTAAACGCCAGCAATTGGCAGCGACTGCAGGTCTTGAACACTTTACGGCAATTCTTGCCGACGCCATCCTACGTCGCCCAGATCTGGTGGAAAGCATGGACCCTGCGGTACGCGACCTGTGGGTTTGGCATGCCATCGAGGAAACCGAACATAAAGCGGTAGCCTTCGACCTTTACAAAGAGGTGAATGGTAATTATTTGGAGCGCCAGCGCCTGTTCCTTTCCAGCACAGTCTATCTCATTGGCTTTTCTAGTTATTTCACTTGGCAAATGCTCAAACGCGACAAGATCCACCGTAAGCCCCTAACTCTTGCCAAAGGGCTATGGAAAGGTTTCGGTTATAAAGGCGTTATCAGCAGCATCATTCCTGCCTGGTTTACCTACCTGAAGCCCGGCTTTCACCCTTGGGATGACGACAACAGTGCGCTGATTGAAGAATGGCGCTCCACCCTGCCCGAACCAGGCGGCGTAAAAGAGAGCTCCAGAATCGCTTCATAA
- a CDS encoding rhodanese-like domain-containing protein, which produces MKRYLIISIFAVLNTLCASLWAADSLSVSELKQRMQDGNAPIIIDVRDEDEYLAGHIPGAIMVPAKQMEHHLDMMEQYRKEDIVLYCQSGRRASAAATVLENAGFKNVKLLQGNYPGWESAQ; this is translated from the coding sequence ATGAAGCGTTATCTAATCATTTCAATTTTTGCCGTGTTGAACACACTTTGTGCTTCGCTATGGGCGGCTGACAGCCTCTCCGTGAGCGAACTCAAGCAAAGGATGCAAGACGGCAACGCGCCCATCATTATTGATGTGCGCGATGAAGACGAATATCTGGCCGGGCATATTCCCGGCGCCATCATGGTCCCCGCCAAACAGATGGAACATCACCTGGACATGATGGAGCAGTATCGCAAAGAAGACATCGTGCTGTATTGCCAATCTGGCCGCCGGGCCAGCGCCGCTGCCACCGTACTGGAAAATGCCGGCTTCAAGAACGTGAAGCTGCTGCAAGGGAATTATCCGGGCTGGGAGTCCGCCCAATAA
- a CDS encoding helix-turn-helix domain-containing protein, producing MVSSGRPWGGAGVPGIYVVLLYDVLESLNLDASALLVGLGVSRDELLAVDRRVSMSLAQTVAERGVEMVGERGLGFRYARAMSITLHGPVGLLALSSASAQDALDAACRFLGLRAPFLEIHRTRQSGQAHLQLRSTRPLGIAHDFIIEAMLVGLVFMIEQLLESLPQGLEIHRCGPAPAWLMALRKEVGVPVCFDQEENALVFPLSALEARPRLADPQVAAIARQQCEMEFRQWRTEDEGVMARRIRSALQDHPAPLPSLQGMAERLAVSARTLKRHLQQAGLSYRQLQDEERYQQARRLLVQSENSISEVAYRLGYNDVANFSKAFKRWSGMTPSAYREKR from the coding sequence ATGGTGAGTTCGGGCCGTCCCTGGGGAGGTGCGGGGGTGCCAGGTATTTATGTGGTGCTGCTGTATGACGTACTAGAGTCCCTGAACCTGGATGCCTCGGCACTGTTGGTAGGGCTTGGGGTGAGCCGTGACGAGTTGCTGGCGGTGGACCGCCGGGTGTCTATGTCACTGGCCCAGACTGTGGCGGAACGTGGCGTTGAAATGGTGGGCGAGCGAGGCTTGGGGTTTCGTTATGCTCGGGCCATGAGTATCACTTTACATGGCCCGGTGGGGCTATTGGCCCTATCCAGCGCCAGCGCCCAGGATGCACTGGATGCAGCGTGCCGTTTTCTAGGGTTACGTGCCCCTTTCCTGGAAATCCACCGGACTCGTCAATCCGGGCAGGCTCATCTTCAATTGCGCAGCACGCGACCGCTAGGCATCGCTCACGATTTTATTATTGAGGCTATGTTGGTGGGGTTGGTCTTTATGATCGAGCAGTTGCTGGAGAGCCTGCCGCAAGGATTGGAGATTCATCGATGCGGGCCTGCGCCGGCCTGGTTAATGGCATTGCGAAAAGAGGTGGGCGTGCCAGTATGCTTTGATCAAGAGGAAAATGCGTTGGTATTTCCTCTGTCGGCGCTGGAAGCTCGCCCTCGATTGGCGGACCCTCAGGTGGCGGCCATTGCTCGGCAGCAATGCGAGATGGAGTTTCGTCAGTGGCGCACCGAAGACGAGGGTGTGATGGCGAGGCGTATTCGCTCAGCCTTGCAAGACCACCCGGCGCCTTTGCCGTCGCTACAGGGGATGGCGGAGCGGCTGGCGGTATCGGCTCGTACGTTGAAGCGTCATTTGCAGCAGGCCGGGTTGAGCTATCGTCAATTGCAGGATGAAGAGCGTTATCAGCAGGCACGCCGTTTGTTGGTTCAATCAGAAAACAGCATTAGTGAAGTGGCATACCGATTGGGATATAACGATGTGGCCAATTTCTCCAAGGCATTTAAGCGTTGGAGTGGGATGACTCCGAGCGCCTATCGAGAGAAGAGGTAG